The following are encoded in a window of Thiohalobacter sp. IOR34 genomic DNA:
- the ftsX gene encoding permease-like cell division protein FtsX — MKQARRRPARRTPPPPRPGPGASRQHGPRLAALDPRGYLRLHAQTLLASLGRLYRTPLSSLMTAAVIGIALALPTGLLSLLDNLQRLGSGWDGGASISLFLKAEISDAGADALARRLAAWPQIAAVDSLHRADALAEFRRLSGFGEALDSLGENPLPAVLVIRPAPAHSGATAAAALVEQLRGLAETDLVQLDLQWVKRFQALMEIGRRGILVVGGLLGLAVLLIVGNTIRLDIQNRREEIEVCKLIGGTDAFIRRPFLYSGLWYGLIGGLLAWLLVQFAFGLLGGPVQRLAGLYQSDFLLQPPGIAGSLALLLGGSLLGWLGAWLAVGRHLQAIEPV; from the coding sequence ATGAAGCAGGCCCGCCGGCGCCCGGCGCGCCGCACCCCGCCCCCACCCCGCCCGGGCCCCGGGGCCTCGCGGCAACACGGGCCACGTCTGGCCGCCCTCGATCCGCGCGGCTACCTGCGGCTGCATGCCCAGACCCTGCTGGCGAGCCTCGGCCGGCTGTACCGGACCCCGCTGTCGAGCCTGATGACCGCGGCGGTGATCGGCATCGCCCTGGCCCTGCCGACCGGCCTGCTCAGCCTGCTCGACAACCTGCAACGCCTCGGCAGCGGCTGGGACGGCGGCGCCAGCATCTCCCTGTTCCTGAAGGCCGAGATCAGCGACGCCGGGGCCGATGCCCTGGCCAGGCGGCTCGCCGCCTGGCCGCAGATCGCCGCCGTGGACAGCCTGCACCGGGCCGACGCCCTGGCCGAGTTCCGCCGCCTGTCCGGCTTCGGCGAGGCTCTGGACAGCCTGGGCGAGAATCCCCTGCCGGCGGTACTGGTGATCCGCCCCGCCCCCGCCCACAGCGGCGCCACTGCTGCTGCCGCCCTGGTGGAACAGCTGCGCGGCCTCGCGGAGACCGACCTGGTGCAACTCGACCTGCAGTGGGTGAAGCGCTTCCAGGCACTGATGGAGATCGGCCGGCGCGGCATCCTGGTGGTCGGCGGCCTGCTCGGGCTGGCGGTGCTGCTGATCGTCGGCAACACCATCCGCCTCGACATCCAGAACCGGCGCGAGGAGATCGAGGTCTGCAAGCTGATCGGCGGCACCGATGCCTTCATTCGCCGCCCCTTCCTCTACAGCGGCCTCTGGTACGGCCTGATCGGTGGCCTGCTGGCCTGGCTGCTGGTGCAATTCGCCTTCGGGCTGCTCGGCGGTCCGGTGCAGCGGCTGGCCGGCCTCTACCAGAGCGACTTCCTGCTCCAGCCACCGGGAATCGCCGGCAGCCTCGCCCTGCTGCTGGGCGGCAGCCTGCTCGGCTGGCTCGGCGCCTGGCTGGCGGTCGGCCGCCATCTGCAGGCCATCGAGCCCGTCTAA
- the ftsE gene encoding cell division ATP-binding protein FtsE produces the protein MIRLSDVSKRYPGGQDALRSLNLHLPAGQMAFLTGHSGAGKSTLLKLLALIERPSHGQILIDGQNLARIGRRQIPFLRRKIGIIFQNHRLLFDRTVFDNVALPLVISGLGPRETGRRVRAALDKVGLLHKEKANPITLSGGEQQRVGIARAVVNKPPLLLADEPTGNLDPELSREIMQLFEQFNQVGVTTLIASHDLELIGRLGHRILRLDHGRLLDDGGTP, from the coding sequence ATGATCCGCCTCAGTGACGTCAGCAAACGCTACCCCGGCGGCCAGGACGCCCTGCGCAGTCTCAACCTGCACCTGCCGGCGGGGCAGATGGCCTTTCTCACCGGCCATTCCGGTGCCGGCAAGAGCACCCTGCTCAAGCTGCTGGCCCTGATCGAACGCCCCAGCCACGGACAGATCCTGATCGACGGCCAGAACCTGGCGCGGATCGGTCGCCGCCAGATCCCCTTCCTGCGCCGCAAGATCGGCATCATCTTCCAGAACCACCGCCTGCTGTTCGACCGCACGGTCTTCGACAACGTCGCCCTGCCGCTGGTGATCAGCGGCCTCGGCCCGCGCGAGACCGGTCGACGGGTGCGCGCAGCCCTGGACAAGGTCGGCCTGCTGCACAAGGAGAAGGCCAATCCCATCACCCTCTCCGGCGGTGAGCAGCAGCGGGTCGGCATCGCCCGGGCGGTGGTCAACAAGCCGCCGCTGCTGCTCGCCGACGAGCCGACCGGCAACCTCGACCCCGAGCTGTCGCGCGAGATCATGCAGCTGTTCGAACAGTTCAACCAGGTCGGCGTCACCACCCTCATCGCCAGTCACGACCTGGAGCTGATCGGCCGCCTCGGCCATCGCATCCTGCGCCTCGACCACGGCCGTCTGCTGGATGACGGAGGGACCCCATGA
- the ftsY gene encoding signal recognition particle-docking protein FtsY, whose translation MFGFGRKKDDPTQKPAQAEATEAGRPQAEETDAAAESTPRRGLFARLRDGLAKTRSGLTEGIASLLLGRRQIDDELLEELETQLLIADVGVEATQAVIEDLTRRVERKQLKDAEALMQALREDMAEILRPVAVPLQIPDDTRPFVILMVGVNGVGKTTTIGKLANRLQQEGKRVMLAAGDTFRAAAVEQLQVWGERNGIPVIAQQQGADSASVIFDAFQAARARDMDVLIADTAGRLHTQSNLMEELKKIKRVLTKIDPQAPHEVMLVVDAGTGQNALNQALEFHQAVGLSGLTLTKLDGTAKGGIIFAIAKRLGVPIRFIGVGEGIEDLRVFDADEFVDALFSREAGDQDAA comes from the coding sequence ATCTTTGGTTTCGGACGAAAGAAGGACGACCCGACGCAGAAGCCGGCCCAGGCCGAGGCGACCGAGGCCGGGCGCCCGCAGGCGGAGGAAACGGACGCGGCCGCCGAGTCGACGCCGCGTCGCGGCCTGTTTGCGCGCCTCAGGGACGGACTGGCCAAGACCCGCAGCGGACTGACCGAGGGCATCGCCAGCCTGCTGCTCGGCCGGCGGCAGATCGACGACGAGCTGCTGGAGGAACTGGAGACCCAGCTGCTGATCGCCGACGTCGGCGTGGAGGCCACGCAGGCGGTGATCGAGGACCTCACCCGCCGCGTCGAGCGCAAGCAGCTGAAGGATGCCGAGGCACTGATGCAGGCGCTGCGCGAGGACATGGCGGAAATCCTGCGCCCGGTCGCGGTACCGCTGCAGATCCCCGACGACACCCGGCCCTTCGTGATCCTGATGGTCGGCGTCAACGGCGTCGGCAAGACCACCACCATCGGCAAGCTGGCGAACCGGCTGCAACAGGAGGGCAAGCGGGTGATGCTGGCCGCCGGCGACACCTTCCGCGCCGCCGCGGTGGAACAGCTCCAGGTCTGGGGCGAGCGCAACGGCATCCCGGTGATCGCCCAGCAGCAGGGCGCCGACTCCGCCTCGGTGATCTTCGACGCCTTCCAGGCGGCGCGGGCGCGTGACATGGACGTGCTGATCGCCGACACCGCCGGCCGCCTGCACACCCAGTCGAACCTGATGGAAGAACTGAAGAAGATCAAGCGGGTGCTGACCAAGATCGACCCCCAGGCTCCGCACGAGGTGATGCTGGTGGTCGATGCCGGCACCGGCCAGAACGCCCTCAACCAGGCCCTGGAATTCCACCAGGCGGTGGGCCTGAGCGGCCTCACCCTGACCAAGCTGGACGGCACCGCCAAGGGCGGCATCATCTTCGCCATCGCCAAGCGGCTGGGGGTGCCGATCCGCTTCATCGGCGTCGGTGAGGGCATCGAGGATCTGCGCGTGTTCGACGCCGACGAGTTCGTCGACGCCCTGTTCAGCCGCGAGGCCGGCGACCAGGACGCCGCCTGA
- a CDS encoding pitrilysin family protein: MTRSVQRMALLLAGLWLCGAAWAGSAVHEYRLDNGLRLLVKEDHRAPVVVAQVWYRVGSSYEYDGITGISHVLEHMMFKGTAKHGPGEFSRIIAENGGRENAFTSRDYTAYFQRLEKGRLPVSFELEADRMRNLKLDQAEFAKEVRVVMEERRMRTEDNAEALTYEQFNATAFLTSPYRIPTIGWMDDLQNLRLQDLERWYAMWYAPNNATLVVAGDVDPEAVFELAKTYYGPLQPSEIEPLKPRREIEQRGLRRIRVKAPAEVPYLIMGYKVPVLLTAEAEWEPYALEVLAGILDGGNSARLARELVRGSQVAASAGAGYDLYDRQQSLLLLEGTPASGRSIDELEAALRRQVQRLRSKPVAADELERVKAQVVADQVYQQDSVFYQAMQLGMLVSVGLDWRLAEQHVARIQAVTPEQVQAVARKYLVDDRLTLAVLDPQPMDAESRARARAAKGGAGHGH, translated from the coding sequence ATGACGCGCAGCGTTCAACGAATGGCCCTGCTGCTTGCAGGGTTGTGGCTCTGCGGTGCGGCCTGGGCCGGCTCCGCGGTGCACGAGTACCGCCTCGACAACGGACTGCGGCTGCTGGTCAAGGAGGATCACCGTGCGCCGGTGGTGGTGGCCCAGGTCTGGTACCGGGTCGGTTCCAGCTACGAGTACGACGGCATCACCGGTATCTCCCATGTGCTGGAGCACATGATGTTCAAGGGTACCGCCAAGCACGGGCCGGGCGAGTTCTCGCGCATCATCGCCGAGAACGGCGGGCGCGAGAATGCCTTCACCAGCCGCGACTACACCGCCTATTTCCAGCGTCTGGAGAAGGGCCGGCTGCCGGTGTCCTTCGAACTGGAGGCCGACCGCATGCGCAATCTGAAGCTCGACCAGGCGGAGTTCGCCAAGGAAGTGCGGGTGGTGATGGAGGAGCGGCGCATGCGCACCGAGGACAATGCCGAGGCGCTGACCTACGAGCAGTTCAATGCCACGGCCTTTCTGACCAGTCCCTATCGGATACCCACCATTGGCTGGATGGACGATCTGCAGAATCTGCGCCTGCAAGACCTGGAACGCTGGTATGCCATGTGGTATGCGCCGAACAATGCCACCCTGGTGGTGGCCGGCGACGTCGATCCCGAGGCGGTCTTCGAGTTGGCGAAGACCTACTACGGCCCGCTGCAGCCGAGCGAGATCGAACCGCTCAAGCCGCGCCGGGAGATCGAGCAGCGCGGCCTGCGGCGGATCCGGGTCAAGGCCCCGGCCGAGGTGCCCTATCTGATCATGGGCTACAAGGTGCCGGTGCTGCTGACCGCCGAGGCCGAGTGGGAACCCTATGCCCTGGAGGTGCTGGCCGGCATTCTCGATGGCGGCAACAGCGCCCGCCTGGCGCGTGAACTGGTGCGCGGCAGCCAGGTGGCGGCCAGCGCCGGTGCCGGCTACGACCTCTACGACCGCCAGCAGTCGTTGCTGCTGCTGGAGGGCACCCCGGCCAGCGGGCGCAGCATCGATGAGCTGGAGGCTGCACTGCGCCGCCAGGTGCAGCGGCTGCGCAGCAAGCCGGTGGCGGCGGACGAGCTGGAACGGGTCAAGGCGCAGGTGGTCGCCGACCAGGTCTACCAGCAGGACTCCGTGTTCTACCAGGCCATGCAGCTCGGCATGCTGGTCTCGGTCGGTCTCGACTGGCGTCTCGCCGAGCAGCATGTGGCGCGTATCCAGGCGGTGACGCCCGAGCAGGTGCAGGCGGTGGCCCGCAAGTATCTGGTCGACGACCGCCTGACGCTGGCGGTGCTGGACCCACAGCCGATGGATGCCGAATCACGCGCCAGGGCGCGTGCTGCGAAGGGAGGGGCAGGTCATGGCCACTAG
- a CDS encoding pitrilysin family protein: MATRKTGKVRGLGAGLALLLLLLGQAALAMAPIQHWQTANGARVYFVPAPELPMLDIRVVFDAGSARDGDRPGLARLTSSLLDSGAGGLSADQIAERLEGVGARLGSGALRDMAWVSLRSLSDPQRLDAALAVFTKVLAEPEFPPADLARERERMLVGLKHALQRPGEVASRAFYRALYGDHPYASPPSGTPESVRALRREQVLDFYRRYYVARNAVIAIVGDLDRAAAERLAASLAGRLASGERAPPLPQVADLLTAREERIPHPSTQAHVLMGQPGLRRGDPDYFALYVGNYILGGGGLVSRISEEIREKRGLSYSAYSYFMPMARRGPFVLGLQTRSDQADEALSVLRETLRGFVAEGPTAAELEAAKKHITGGYALRIDSNGKILEYLAMIGFYGLPLDYLETFNARIEAVGLEQVRDAFRRRVQPARMVTVIVGSGD, translated from the coding sequence ATGGCCACTAGAAAGACAGGCAAGGTGCGCGGGCTGGGTGCCGGACTTGCCCTGCTGTTGCTGCTGCTGGGGCAGGCCGCGCTGGCCATGGCGCCCATCCAGCACTGGCAGACGGCCAACGGGGCGCGGGTCTATTTCGTGCCGGCACCGGAGCTGCCGATGCTGGATATCCGCGTGGTATTCGATGCCGGCAGCGCCCGTGACGGTGACCGGCCGGGACTGGCCCGGCTGACCAGCAGCCTGCTCGACAGCGGTGCCGGGGGGCTCAGCGCCGACCAGATCGCCGAGCGCCTGGAGGGCGTCGGGGCCCGACTGGGCAGCGGGGCGCTGCGTGACATGGCCTGGGTGTCGCTGCGCAGTCTCAGTGATCCGCAGCGCCTCGATGCGGCACTGGCCGTGTTCACCAAGGTGCTGGCCGAGCCCGAGTTCCCGCCTGCCGACCTCGCCCGCGAGCGGGAACGCATGCTGGTGGGCCTCAAGCATGCGCTGCAGAGGCCGGGGGAGGTCGCCAGTCGTGCCTTCTATCGCGCCCTCTATGGCGACCACCCCTACGCCAGTCCGCCCTCGGGCACGCCGGAGAGCGTCAGGGCACTGCGTCGCGAACAGGTGCTGGATTTCTACCGGCGCTACTACGTGGCGCGCAACGCGGTGATCGCCATCGTCGGCGACCTCGATCGGGCCGCCGCCGAGCGCCTTGCCGCCTCCCTGGCCGGTCGCCTGGCCAGCGGCGAACGGGCCCCGCCGCTGCCGCAGGTCGCCGATCTGCTGACGGCACGCGAGGAGCGCATTCCGCATCCCTCGACCCAGGCCCATGTGCTGATGGGCCAGCCCGGTCTGCGACGCGGCGATCCCGACTACTTCGCCCTCTACGTCGGCAACTACATCCTCGGCGGCGGCGGGCTGGTGTCGCGCATCAGCGAGGAGATCCGCGAGAAACGCGGCCTGTCCTACAGCGCCTACAGCTACTTCATGCCCATGGCCCGGCGCGGTCCCTTCGTCCTCGGCCTGCAGACCCGCAGTGACCAGGCGGACGAGGCACTCAGCGTGCTGCGCGAGACCCTGCGCGGTTTCGTCGCCGAGGGGCCGACGGCCGCGGAGCTGGAGGCCGCCAAGAAGCACATCACCGGCGGTTATGCCCTGCGCATCGACAGCAACGGCAAGATCCTCGAATACCTTGCCATGATCGGCTTCTACGGCCTGCCGCTGGACTACCTGGAGACCTTCAATGCGCGGATCGAGGCGGTCGGCCTCGAACAGGTCCGCGACGCTTTCCGGCGCCGGGTGCAGCCGGCGCGGATGGTGACGGTGATCGTCGGTTCGGGTGACTGA
- a CDS encoding lamin tail domain-containing protein produces MFFCLPAAASAQLLISEVFYDASGGDAGKVFVELFGTPGMDLTGLLLQGVNGNDGKVYRSLSLSGVIPADGVFVIADDDGSGSTRVAGADLVADIDLQNGPDSLQLLDGGRLLDAVGYGDFSGMIFAGLGAAAPDVPAGSSLARFANSGDNLADFQVLATPTPGTSNLSAVPLPAAFWLFGSGLALLGARLRSRSAP; encoded by the coding sequence TTGTTTTTCTGTCTACCCGCGGCTGCCAGCGCGCAGCTGCTGATCTCCGAGGTTTTCTACGATGCCAGCGGCGGTGATGCCGGCAAGGTGTTCGTCGAGCTGTTTGGCACACCGGGCATGGACCTCACCGGCCTGCTGCTGCAGGGCGTCAACGGCAACGACGGCAAGGTCTACCGCTCACTGAGCCTGAGCGGGGTGATCCCGGCGGACGGCGTGTTCGTCATCGCCGATGACGATGGCAGCGGCAGCACCAGGGTCGCCGGGGCCGATCTGGTCGCCGACATCGACCTGCAGAACGGGCCGGACAGCCTGCAGCTGCTCGACGGCGGCCGGCTGCTGGATGCCGTCGGCTACGGAGATTTCAGCGGCATGATCTTCGCCGGCCTGGGAGCGGCGGCCCCCGACGTTCCGGCCGGCAGCAGCCTGGCGCGGTTCGCCAACAGTGGTGATAACCTCGCCGACTTCCAGGTGCTGGCGACGCCGACGCCCGGGACCAGCAACCTGAGCGCGGTGCCGCTGCCGGCGGCCTTCTGGCTATTCGGTTCGGGGCTGGCCCTGCTCGGGGCACGGCTGCGATCGCGGTCCGCGCCCTGA
- the rsmD gene encoding 16S rRNA (guanine(966)-N(2))-methyltransferase RsmD, with protein sequence MARPRGRNQLRIIGGEWRGRRLPFADVPGLRPTPDRVRETLFNWLTPRIHGAACLDLFAGSGALGFEAASRGAARVVLVERHPAAVACLRDNQQRLGCPRIEVVAADALTYLQGEPQPFDGVFLDPPFGQDWLPRCLEALAGGWLAPRAWLYLEAERSLSSATLAAWLPAGFHLRRSKAAGQVGYHLAVRDAPDEGAGPPA encoded by the coding sequence ATGGCCCGTCCTCGCGGCAGAAACCAGTTACGCATCATCGGCGGCGAGTGGCGCGGCCGGCGGTTGCCCTTTGCCGATGTGCCGGGGCTGCGCCCCACCCCGGACCGGGTGCGCGAGACGCTGTTCAACTGGCTGACGCCGCGCATCCATGGTGCCGCCTGCCTGGACCTGTTTGCGGGTAGCGGGGCGCTGGGCTTCGAGGCCGCGTCGCGCGGTGCCGCCCGGGTGGTGCTGGTGGAACGGCATCCGGCGGCCGTCGCCTGCCTGCGCGACAACCAGCAACGGCTCGGCTGCCCGCGCATCGAGGTGGTGGCCGCCGACGCCCTGACCTATCTGCAGGGTGAACCCCAACCCTTCGACGGCGTGTTCCTCGATCCACCCTTCGGCCAGGACTGGCTGCCGCGCTGCCTGGAGGCGCTGGCCGGCGGCTGGCTGGCGCCACGCGCCTGGCTCTACCTGGAGGCGGAGCGCAGCCTGTCGTCCGCGACACTCGCCGCCTGGTTGCCGGCGGGTTTCCATCTGCGGCGCAGCAAGGCCGCCGGCCAGGTCGGTTACCACCTGGCGGTGCGCGATGCGCCGGACGAGGGGGCGGGGCCGCCGGCCTGA
- the coaD gene encoding pantetheine-phosphate adenylyltransferase — protein MNVIAVYPGTFDPVTNGHSDLVQRAARLFDGVILAVAASPAKAPAFPLEQRVALAREVLAGCDNVEVCSFDGLLVDFVRSRSAQVILRGLRAVSDFEYEFQLASMNRQLAPDIETLFLTPAEQYAYVSSSLVREIAALGGDVSPFVHPRVMAALRARLS, from the coding sequence ATGAACGTCATCGCCGTCTATCCCGGCACCTTCGATCCCGTCACCAATGGCCATAGCGACCTGGTGCAGCGGGCCGCCCGGCTGTTCGACGGGGTGATCCTCGCGGTGGCCGCGAGCCCGGCCAAGGCGCCGGCCTTTCCGCTGGAGCAGCGGGTGGCGCTGGCACGGGAGGTGCTGGCCGGGTGCGACAATGTCGAGGTCTGCAGCTTCGATGGCCTGCTGGTCGACTTCGTGCGCAGCCGGAGTGCCCAGGTGATCCTCCGCGGCCTGCGTGCCGTGTCCGATTTCGAGTACGAATTCCAGCTTGCCAGCATGAACCGCCAGCTCGCGCCGGACATCGAGACCCTGTTCCTGACCCCGGCCGAGCAGTATGCCTATGTCTCTTCCAGCCTGGTGCGGGAGATTGCCGCCCTCGGCGGGGACGTCTCGCCCTTCGTCCATCCCCGGGTGATGGCTGCATTGCGCGCTCGGCTGAGCTAA
- a CDS encoding YfhL family 4Fe-4S dicluster ferredoxin, with translation MALIITDECINCDVCEPECPNGAIYQGDEIYEIDPDLCTECVGHYETSQCVEVCPVDCIIIDPDRTETEEELRAKYERITSESA, from the coding sequence ATGGCCTTGATCATCACTGATGAATGCATCAACTGCGACGTCTGCGAGCCCGAGTGCCCGAACGGCGCCATCTACCAGGGTGACGAGATCTACGAGATCGATCCTGACCTGTGCACCGAGTGCGTCGGACACTACGAAACCTCGCAGTGTGTCGAGGTCTGTCCGGTCGACTGCATCATCATCGACCCGGACCGCACCGAGACCGAGGAGGAGCTGCGCGCCAAGTACGAGCGCATCACCAGCGAATCCGCCTGA
- the ggt gene encoding gamma-glutamyltransferase, translating into MRQPRLFTAVLAGWLLLASLPLAAASPPRAAVASAHPLATRAGLEILAAGGNAFDAAVAVSAALAVVEPYSSGLGGGGFWLLHRARDGFEVMVDGRERAPLAARRNMFLDAEGRPVPGLSMDGPLAAGIPGEPAALAHIAARYGRLGLARDLAPAIRLAREGFAVDGHYRRLAGFRRDVLRRFPAAAARFLIAGEVPPEGHIIRQPDLARTLEALASRGHEGFYGGALARRLVEGVRAAGGIWTLRDLAEYRVVEREPLRGEYRGIRVTSAAPPSSGGVALITLLNILAGYDLAALDEAGRVHLLVEAMRRAYRDRAQYLGDPDFVDMPLERLTHPFYAAGLRAAIRLDRALPSSLLAPVAPPREGPHTTHFSILDTEGNRVAATLSINYPFGSGFLVPGTGVLLNDEMDDFSIKPGVPNVYGLVGAEANAIAPGKRMLSSMTPTFLDDGERLAILGTPGGSRIISMVLLATLEFAAGREPAAWVARPRFHHQYLPDAIQFEPGALAPALQRRLEAMGHRLRPLDAPYGNMQAVLWDRRNGRVLAASDPRGVGAARLAACRTQD; encoded by the coding sequence ATGCGTCAGCCACGCCTTTTCACCGCCGTTCTCGCAGGCTGGCTGTTGCTTGCCAGCCTTCCCCTCGCCGCCGCCTCGCCACCCCGGGCCGCCGTTGCCAGTGCCCATCCACTGGCCACCCGGGCCGGCCTGGAGATCCTCGCCGCCGGCGGCAACGCCTTCGATGCGGCGGTGGCGGTCAGTGCCGCGCTGGCGGTGGTCGAGCCCTACAGCTCGGGGCTGGGCGGGGGTGGTTTCTGGCTGCTGCACCGGGCGCGGGACGGCTTCGAGGTCATGGTCGACGGCCGCGAGCGGGCGCCGCTGGCGGCCCGGCGCAACATGTTCCTCGATGCCGAGGGACGGCCGGTGCCCGGGCTGTCGATGGACGGTCCGCTGGCCGCCGGCATCCCCGGCGAGCCGGCCGCCCTGGCCCACATCGCCGCCCGCTATGGCCGCCTGGGCCTGGCGCGTGACCTGGCGCCGGCGATCCGCCTGGCCCGTGAGGGCTTTGCCGTGGATGGTCACTACCGGCGCCTGGCCGGCTTCCGGCGCGACGTGCTGCGCCGCTTCCCTGCCGCCGCGGCCCGGTTCCTGATCGCTGGCGAGGTGCCGCCGGAAGGGCACATCATCCGTCAGCCGGATCTGGCCCGCACCCTGGAGGCGCTGGCCAGCCGGGGGCACGAGGGGTTCTATGGCGGCGCGCTGGCGCGGCGCCTGGTCGAGGGGGTGCGCGCCGCCGGCGGTATCTGGACCCTGCGCGACCTGGCCGAATACCGGGTGGTGGAGCGCGAGCCGCTGCGTGGGGAGTACCGGGGCATCCGCGTCACCAGCGCTGCACCGCCGTCCTCGGGCGGGGTCGCCCTGATCACCCTGCTCAACATCCTCGCCGGCTACGACCTGGCTGCATTGGACGAGGCGGGCCGCGTCCATCTGCTGGTGGAGGCCATGCGCCGCGCCTACCGCGACCGCGCCCAGTACCTGGGCGACCCCGATTTCGTCGACATGCCGCTCGAGCGCCTTACCCATCCCTTCTATGCGGCCGGCCTGCGCGCCGCCATCCGTCTCGACCGGGCCCTGCCGAGCAGCCTGCTGGCGCCGGTGGCGCCGCCACGCGAGGGGCCGCACACCACGCACTTCTCCATCCTCGACACCGAGGGCAACCGGGTCGCCGCCACCCTGTCCATCAACTACCCTTTCGGCTCCGGCTTTCTGGTGCCGGGCACCGGGGTGCTGCTGAACGACGAGATGGACGACTTCTCGATCAAGCCGGGGGTGCCCAACGTCTATGGCCTGGTCGGCGCCGAGGCCAATGCCATCGCCCCCGGCAAGCGCATGCTCTCCAGCATGACCCCGACCTTCCTCGACGACGGGGAGCGGCTGGCCATCCTCGGCACCCCCGGCGGCAGCCGGATCATCAGCATGGTGCTGCTCGCCACCCTGGAGTTCGCCGCCGGCCGCGAGCCGGCCGCCTGGGTGGCGCGGCCGCGCTTCCATCACCAGTATCTGCCGGATGCCATCCAGTTCGAGCCCGGCGCCCTGGCGCCGGCGCTGCAGCGGCGGCTGGAGGCCATGGGCCACCGCCTGCGGCCGCTGGACGCCCCCTACGGCAACATGCAGGCCGTGCTCTGGGATCGGCGGAACGGGCGGGTGCTGGCCGCCAGCGATCCGCGCGGGGTGGGGGCGGCGCGGCTAGCAGCCTGTCGGACTCAGGACTGA
- the mutM gene encoding bifunctional DNA-formamidopyrimidine glycosylase/DNA-(apurinic or apyrimidinic site) lyase translates to MPELPEVETTRRGLAPHLAGRRVRSVTVRQRRLRWPVPRALERELPGQRLGELRRRGKYLLLESTAGTVILHLGMSGSLRLLPCDAPPGPHDHLDIALDDGRCLRFTDPRRFGTVLWTRRPPERHRLLAGLGPEPLGPDFDGDYLYRRSRGRRLAVKPFIMDSKVVVGVGNIYANEALFLAGIHPARPAGRIGQQRYRRLADAIREVLTAAIAAGGTTLRDFVDGDGRPGYFQQTLRVYGRGGRPCPRCGTPIRETRLAQRSTFYCPRCQR, encoded by the coding sequence ATGCCCGAACTGCCCGAAGTCGAAACCACCCGTCGCGGACTGGCCCCGCATCTGGCGGGACGACGGGTGCGCAGCGTGACAGTCCGCCAGCGGCGCCTGCGCTGGCCGGTGCCCCGTGCCCTGGAGCGCGAACTGCCGGGCCAGCGCCTCGGGGAACTGCGCCGCCGCGGCAAGTACCTGCTGCTGGAGAGCACGGCGGGAACGGTCATCCTCCATCTGGGGATGTCCGGTTCGCTGCGGCTGCTGCCCTGCGATGCCCCGCCCGGCCCCCACGATCACCTGGACATCGCCCTGGACGACGGTCGCTGCCTGCGCTTCACCGACCCGCGCCGCTTCGGCACCGTGCTCTGGACACGGCGGCCGCCGGAACGCCACCGGCTGCTGGCTGGCCTCGGCCCCGAACCCCTGGGCCCGGATTTCGACGGCGACTATCTCTACCGGCGCTCGCGCGGCCGGCGACTGGCGGTGAAACCCTTCATCATGGACAGCAAGGTGGTGGTCGGGGTCGGCAACATCTACGCCAACGAGGCACTGTTCCTGGCCGGCATCCATCCGGCGCGGCCGGCCGGACGCATCGGGCAACAACGCTACCGGCGTCTGGCAGACGCCATCCGCGAAGTGCTGACCGCGGCCATCGCCGCCGGCGGCACCACCCTGCGCGACTTCGTCGACGGCGACGGCCGGCCCGGCTATTTCCAGCAGACCTTGCGGGTCTATGGCCGCGGCGGCCGGCCCTGCCCCCGCTGCGGCACGCCGATCCGCGAGACCCGACTCGCCCAGCGTTCCACCTTCTACTGTCCCCGCTGTCAGCGCTGA